A genomic window from Pantoea alhagi includes:
- the lpxB gene encoding lipid-A-disaccharide synthase gives MAARPLTIALVAGETSGDILGAGLIRALKAKHPDARFVGVAGPRMLAEGCESWYDMEELAVMGIVEVLERLPRLLKIRRDLTRRFTALKPDVFVGIDAPDFNITLEGRLKQRGIRTIHYVSPSVWAWRQNRVFKIGRATDLVLAFLPFEKAFYDRFEVPCRFIGHTMADAMPLQPDKTAARRTLGIDEQALCLALLPGSRKAEVEMLSADFLKTAQRLREKWPQLEIVVPLVNARRREQFEQIKAAVAPELPVHLLDGQGREAMIASDAALLASGTAALECMLAKCPMVVGYRMKPFTFWLAQRLVKTDYVSLPNLLAGRELVPELLQDECQPERLAAALEPLLAQGETRNRLLATFTELHQQIRWNADEQAAQAVLELAHG, from the coding sequence ATGGCTGCTCGTCCTTTAACGATTGCCCTTGTCGCCGGAGAAACCTCCGGCGATATTCTTGGTGCCGGTTTAATTCGCGCGCTCAAAGCCAAACATCCTGACGCCCGCTTTGTTGGCGTGGCTGGTCCGCGCATGCTGGCGGAAGGCTGCGAGAGCTGGTACGACATGGAGGAGCTGGCGGTGATGGGCATCGTTGAGGTGCTGGAGCGCCTGCCGCGCCTGTTAAAAATCCGTCGTGATTTAACCCGCCGCTTTACCGCGCTTAAGCCTGATGTCTTTGTAGGTATCGATGCGCCCGACTTTAACATTACCCTTGAAGGGCGGCTGAAACAGCGCGGCATCCGCACTATTCATTATGTCAGTCCTTCAGTATGGGCATGGCGACAAAACCGGGTCTTCAAGATCGGTCGCGCCACCGATCTGGTGTTGGCCTTCCTGCCTTTCGAAAAAGCGTTTTACGATCGCTTTGAGGTTCCCTGTCGTTTTATCGGGCATACCATGGCGGATGCGATGCCGCTACAGCCGGATAAAACCGCAGCGCGCCGTACACTGGGTATCGACGAACAGGCGCTCTGCCTGGCCTTACTGCCCGGCTCGCGTAAAGCTGAAGTTGAAATGCTTAGCGCTGATTTTCTCAAGACGGCGCAGCGGCTGCGGGAAAAATGGCCGCAGCTGGAAATCGTGGTGCCGTTGGTGAATGCCCGTCGACGTGAACAGTTTGAGCAGATCAAAGCTGCGGTGGCTCCTGAGCTACCGGTTCATCTGCTGGATGGTCAGGGCCGCGAGGCGATGATTGCCAGCGATGCGGCGCTGCTGGCTTCCGGGACGGCGGCGCTGGAGTGCATGCTGGCAAAATGTCCGATGGTGGTGGGGTATCGCATGAAGCCTTTCACCTTCTGGCTGGCGCAGCGGCTGGTCAAAACCGACTATGTTTCGCTGCCTAATTTGCTGGCCGGGCGCGAACTGGTGCCGGAACTGCTTCAGGATGAGTGTCAGCCCGAACGGCTGGCCGCAGCGCTGGAACCCTTGCTGGCGCAGGGCGAAACGCGCAACAGGCTGTTGGCAACCTTTACTGAGCTGCACCAGCAGATCCGCTGGAATGCCGATGAACAAGCGGCTCAGGCCGTACTGGAGTTGGCGCATGGCTGA
- a CDS encoding YegP family protein, whose protein sequence is MGYYEIRKSDKQTPQPWYFVLRAGNHEIIAVSEMYASKQGALNGIASVRQNAPTETIYDRS, encoded by the coding sequence ATGGGATATTACGAAATACGTAAATCAGACAAACAGACGCCACAACCCTGGTATTTTGTGTTGCGCGCCGGCAATCATGAAATCATTGCGGTAAGCGAGATGTATGCCAGCAAGCAGGGCGCTTTAAACGGCATCGCCTCGGTACGCCAGAACGCGCCGACTGAAACCATCTACGATCGCAGCTAG
- the dnaE gene encoding DNA polymerase III subunit alpha, producing the protein MAEPRFIHLRIHSDYSMVDGLAKTGPLVKKAAALGMPAMAITDFTNLCGLVKFYGTAHGAGIKPIIGADFLVACELMGDELSQITVLAMNNAGYQNLTLLISRAYQRGYGPEGPSIDRDWLAEHQEGLILLSGGRRGDVGRSLLRGNQALVAQCLSFYQQHFPDRYYLELIRTGRPDEESYLHAAVELAIAEGIPVVATNEVCFINEDDFDAHEIRVAIHDGYTLDDPKRPRNYSPQQYMRSAEEMCELFSDIPEALENSVEIARRCNVTVRLGEYFLPQFPTGDMTTEDFLVKRSREGLEERLEFLFPDPEERAKKRVEYDERLEIELNVINQMGFPGYFLIVMEFIQWSKDNGIPVGPGRGSGAGSLVAYALKITDLDPLEFDLLFERFLNPERVSMPDFDVDFCMEKRDQVIEHVAEMYGRDAVSQIITFGTMAAKAVIRDVGRVLGHPYGFVDRISKLVPPDPGMTLEKAFAAEPQLPEIYEADEEVRALIDMARKLEGVTRNAGKHAGGVVIAPTKITDFAPLYCDEHGQYPVTQFDKNDVEYAGLVKFDFLGLRTLTIINWALEMINARRAKQGEPPIDIAAIPLEDKKSFDMLQRAETTAVFQLESRGMKDLIKRLKPDCFEDMIALVALFRPGPLQSGMVDNFIDRKHGREAISYPDIQWQHESLKPVLEPTYGIILYQEQVMQIAQVLAGYTLGGADMLRRAMGKKKPEEMAKQRSVFKEGAESMGIDGELSMKIFDLVEKFAGYGFNKSHSAAYALVSYQTLWLKAHYPAEFMAAVMTADMDNTEKVVGLVDECWRMGLKVLPPDINSGLYQFHVNDDGEIVYGIGAIKGVGEGPIEAIIEARNKDGYFRELFDLCARTDPKKINRRVMEKLIMSGAFDRLGPHRAALMSALGDALKAADQHAKAEAIGQADMFGVLAEEPEQVEQSYASITPWPEQVQLDGERETLGLYLTGHPINQYLKEIERYVGGVRLKDMHPTERGKITTAAGLVVAARVMVTKRGNRIGICTLDDRSGRLEVMLFTDALDKYQQLLEKDRILIVSGQVSFDDFSGGLKMTAREIMDIDEAREKYARGLAISLTDRQIDDQLLNRLRQSLEPHRSGTIPVHLYYQRADARAKLRFGAAWRVSPCDRLLNDLRSLIGSEQVELEFD; encoded by the coding sequence ATGGCCGAACCACGTTTTATTCATCTGCGTATCCACAGCGATTATTCGATGGTCGATGGACTGGCGAAAACCGGTCCGCTGGTGAAAAAGGCAGCGGCTCTGGGAATGCCGGCAATGGCAATCACCGACTTTACCAACCTGTGCGGGCTGGTGAAGTTTTACGGCACGGCGCACGGCGCAGGGATTAAACCGATAATTGGCGCTGATTTTCTTGTCGCCTGCGAACTGATGGGCGATGAGCTGTCGCAGATTACCGTGCTGGCGATGAATAATGCTGGCTATCAGAATCTGACGCTGCTGATTTCACGCGCCTATCAGCGCGGCTACGGCCCGGAAGGCCCGAGCATCGATCGTGACTGGCTGGCCGAACATCAGGAAGGTCTGATTCTGCTCTCCGGTGGTCGGCGCGGCGATGTCGGACGCAGCCTGCTGCGCGGCAATCAGGCGCTGGTAGCGCAGTGTCTGTCCTTTTATCAGCAACATTTCCCCGACCGCTATTATCTGGAGCTGATCCGAACCGGACGTCCGGATGAAGAAAGCTATCTGCACGCCGCCGTCGAACTGGCGATTGCCGAAGGCATTCCCGTGGTGGCAACCAATGAAGTCTGCTTTATCAATGAGGATGACTTCGACGCGCATGAAATTCGTGTAGCGATCCATGACGGCTATACGCTGGACGATCCCAAGCGCCCCCGCAATTACAGCCCGCAGCAGTATATGCGCAGCGCTGAGGAGATGTGCGAGCTCTTTTCTGATATCCCGGAAGCGCTGGAAAACAGCGTGGAGATCGCCCGTCGCTGTAACGTAACGGTGCGGCTGGGCGAGTACTTCCTGCCGCAGTTCCCGACCGGCGATATGACTACCGAAGATTTTCTGGTAAAGCGTTCGCGTGAAGGGCTGGAAGAGCGTCTGGAGTTTCTTTTCCCCGATCCGGAAGAGCGGGCAAAGAAGCGCGTGGAATATGACGAACGTCTGGAGATTGAACTTAACGTTATTAACCAGATGGGCTTCCCGGGTTACTTCCTGATCGTTATGGAATTTATCCAGTGGTCGAAAGATAACGGTATCCCGGTTGGCCCGGGACGTGGTTCAGGTGCCGGTTCGCTGGTGGCCTATGCGCTGAAAATTACCGATCTCGATCCGCTGGAGTTCGATCTGCTGTTCGAACGCTTCCTGAACCCGGAACGCGTATCAATGCCTGACTTCGACGTCGACTTCTGTATGGAGAAGCGCGATCAGGTGATTGAGCACGTTGCTGAGATGTATGGCCGTGATGCGGTTTCGCAGATTATCACTTTCGGCACCATGGCGGCGAAAGCGGTTATCCGTGACGTGGGTCGCGTGCTGGGACATCCCTACGGCTTTGTTGACCGTATCTCTAAGCTGGTGCCGCCCGATCCAGGCATGACGCTGGAGAAAGCCTTCGCTGCTGAACCGCAGCTGCCGGAAATCTACGAGGCGGATGAAGAGGTCAGGGCGCTTATCGATATGGCGCGCAAGCTGGAAGGGGTAACGCGCAACGCCGGTAAACACGCCGGTGGCGTTGTAATTGCGCCGACTAAAATCACCGACTTCGCTCCGCTTTACTGTGATGAGCACGGCCAGTATCCGGTCACCCAGTTTGATAAGAACGATGTGGAATATGCCGGGCTGGTGAAGTTCGACTTCCTTGGCCTGCGTACGCTGACGATCATCAACTGGGCGCTGGAGATGATCAACGCGCGTCGGGCGAAGCAGGGCGAGCCGCCGATCGATATCGCCGCGATTCCGCTGGAAGATAAAAAAAGTTTTGATATGCTGCAGCGCGCGGAAACCACAGCGGTGTTTCAGCTTGAATCGCGCGGCATGAAAGATCTGATTAAACGCCTGAAGCCGGACTGCTTTGAGGATATGATCGCGCTGGTGGCGCTGTTCCGTCCAGGTCCGCTGCAGTCAGGCATGGTAGATAACTTCATTGATCGTAAACATGGTCGTGAAGCGATCTCCTATCCTGATATTCAGTGGCAGCATGAATCTCTGAAACCGGTACTGGAGCCGACCTACGGCATTATCCTCTACCAGGAACAGGTCATGCAAATTGCCCAGGTGCTGGCGGGCTATACGCTGGGCGGCGCAGATATGCTGCGTCGTGCTATGGGTAAGAAAAAGCCGGAGGAGATGGCCAAACAGCGTTCCGTGTTTAAAGAAGGCGCGGAAAGCATGGGCATCGATGGCGAGCTGTCGATGAAAATCTTCGACCTGGTGGAAAAATTCGCCGGTTACGGCTTCAATAAATCACACTCCGCCGCCTATGCGCTGGTTTCTTACCAGACGCTGTGGCTGAAGGCGCACTATCCGGCTGAGTTTATGGCAGCGGTTATGACTGCCGATATGGACAATACCGAAAAAGTGGTGGGCCTGGTTGATGAGTGCTGGCGCATGGGACTGAAGGTGCTGCCGCCGGATATTAACTCTGGCCTCTATCAGTTCCACGTCAACGACGACGGTGAAATCGTGTATGGCATCGGCGCAATTAAAGGCGTCGGTGAGGGCCCGATTGAAGCGATTATCGAAGCACGTAACAAAGATGGCTATTTCCGTGAGCTGTTCGATCTTTGTGCGCGCACCGATCCGAAAAAGATCAATCGTCGGGTCATGGAAAAGCTGATTATGTCCGGCGCTTTTGACCGTCTGGGGCCGCATCGCGCGGCGCTGATGAGTGCGCTGGGCGATGCGCTGAAGGCGGCGGATCAGCATGCGAAAGCGGAAGCGATCGGTCAGGCGGATATGTTTGGCGTGCTGGCGGAAGAGCCGGAGCAGGTGGAACAGTCCTATGCCAGCATTACGCCGTGGCCGGAACAGGTGCAGCTGGATGGCGAGCGCGAGACGTTGGGTCTCTATCTCACCGGCCATCCGATCAACCAGTACCTGAAAGAGATTGAGCGCTACGTGGGTGGCGTACGCCTGAAAGACATGCACCCAACCGAGCGCGGTAAGATAACGACCGCGGCCGGTTTGGTGGTGGCGGCCCGCGTTATGGTCACTAAACGCGGTAACCGTATTGGCATCTGCACACTGGATGACCGTTCTGGTCGTCTGGAAGTGATGTTGTTCACAGATGCGCTTGATAAATACCAGCAGCTGCTGGAAAAAGACCGTATCCTGATCGTCAGCGGACAGGTCAGCTTTGATGATTTTAGCGGTGGGCTTAAAATGACCGCTCGCGAAATTATGGATATCGATGAGGCACGTGAAAAATACGCGCGCGGACTTGCTATCTCGCTGACGGACAGGCAAATTGATGACCAGCTTTTAAACCGTCTCCGTCAGTCTCTGGAACCCCATCGTTCGGGGACAATTCCGGTACATCTCTACTATCAGAGAGCGGATGCGCGGGCTAAGCTGCGTTTCGGCGCAGCCTGGCGCGTATCTCCCTGCGATCGTTTGCTTAATGACCTGCGATCGCTGATAGGATCGGAGCAGGTGGAACTGGAGTTTGACTAA
- the fabZ gene encoding 3-hydroxyacyl-ACP dehydratase FabZ, with product MTTETHTLNIEEILELLPHRYPFLLVDRVLEFEEHKYLRAVKNVSVNEPFFQGHFPGKPIFPGVLILEAMAQATGILAFKSVGKLEPGELYYFAGIDEARFKRPVVPGDQMIMEVTFEKTRRGLTRFKGVATVDGKIVCEATMMCARSREA from the coding sequence TTGACTACTGAAACTCATACTCTGAATATTGAAGAGATTTTAGAACTACTGCCGCACCGTTATCCGTTTTTACTGGTCGATCGTGTCCTGGAGTTCGAAGAGCATAAATATCTGCGTGCGGTGAAAAACGTCTCGGTTAACGAACCGTTTTTCCAGGGACACTTCCCTGGTAAACCGATTTTTCCAGGCGTTTTGATTCTTGAGGCGATGGCGCAGGCGACAGGTATTCTGGCGTTTAAAAGCGTTGGTAAACTTGAGCCGGGCGAACTGTACTACTTTGCCGGAATTGACGAAGCGCGCTTTAAGCGTCCGGTGGTACCGGGCGATCAGATGATAATGGAAGTCACTTTCGAAAAAACCCGTCGTGGTCTGACGCGCTTTAAAGGCGTGGCTACCGTGGACGGTAAAATTGTCTGTGAAGCGACCATGATGTGTGCCCGTAGCCGGGAGGCATAA
- the lpxA gene encoding acyl-ACP--UDP-N-acetylglucosamine O-acyltransferase: MIDATAVIHPSSIVEEGAIIGARVHIGPFCYIGANVEIGEGTVLKSHVVVNGHTRIGKDNIITQFASIGEVNQDLKYAGEPTRVEIGDRNSIRESVTIHRGTVQGGGVTRIGSDNLLMVNAHIAHDCIIGNRCIFANNATLGGHVTVDDFAIIGGMTAVHQFCIIGAHVMVGGCSGVAQDVPPYVIAQGNHATPFGINIEGLKRRGFDKEALHAIRAAYKLLYRSGRTLDEVKPEIEALAEKHAEVKPFYDFFARSTRGLIR, from the coding sequence GTGATTGATGCTACTGCCGTAATTCATCCGAGTTCTATCGTCGAAGAGGGTGCCATCATTGGTGCCCGTGTCCACATTGGCCCCTTTTGCTATATCGGTGCAAATGTTGAAATTGGTGAAGGTACCGTCCTGAAATCCCACGTGGTGGTGAACGGACATACCCGCATCGGTAAAGACAATATTATTACCCAGTTCGCTTCTATTGGTGAGGTGAACCAGGACCTGAAATATGCTGGTGAGCCAACGCGCGTTGAAATTGGCGATCGTAACAGCATCCGCGAAAGTGTGACCATTCATCGTGGCACGGTGCAGGGCGGCGGCGTGACTCGCATCGGCAGCGATAACCTGTTGATGGTGAATGCGCATATCGCTCATGACTGCATTATTGGCAACCGCTGTATTTTCGCCAATAACGCCACGCTGGGCGGACATGTTACGGTGGATGACTTTGCCATTATTGGCGGCATGACGGCAGTGCATCAGTTCTGTATTATCGGCGCGCACGTTATGGTGGGTGGTTGTTCTGGCGTAGCGCAGGACGTGCCGCCTTACGTTATCGCGCAGGGCAACCATGCCACGCCGTTTGGCATCAATATTGAAGGCCTGAAACGACGTGGTTTCGATAAAGAAGCGTTGCATGCGATTCGTGCCGCCTACAAGCTGTTATATCGCAGCGGCAGGACGCTGGATGAAGTGAAGCCGGAAATCGAAGCGCTGGCTGAGAAGCACGCTGAGGTTAAGCCGTTTTACGACTTCTTTGCCCGCTCAACGCGAGGTCTGATTCGTTAA
- the rnhB gene encoding ribonuclease HII, translated as MAEFIYPNARLIAGVDEVGRGPLVGAVVTAAVILDPAQPIAGLADSKKLSEKRRLALYDEIREKALAWSLGRAEPEEIDRLNILHATMLAMQRAVAGLAVTPDYVLIDGNRCPELPMPSAAVVKGDSLVAEISAASIIAKVTRDREMAELDVVFPQYGFARHKGYPTAQHLAMLTEHGATPHHRRSFAPVRNALLDIEVTNLTANRAR; from the coding sequence ATGGCTGAATTTATTTATCCCAACGCGCGGCTTATTGCCGGCGTTGATGAAGTTGGACGCGGGCCGCTGGTTGGCGCGGTTGTTACGGCGGCAGTGATCCTCGATCCAGCCCAACCGATCGCTGGGCTGGCGGACTCGAAAAAGCTGAGCGAAAAGCGTCGGCTGGCGCTGTATGATGAAATCCGTGAAAAAGCGTTGGCCTGGAGTCTGGGCCGAGCCGAACCGGAAGAGATTGATCGGCTAAACATTCTGCATGCCACTATGCTGGCCATGCAGCGCGCGGTGGCCGGTCTGGCCGTCACGCCTGACTATGTATTGATTGACGGCAATCGCTGCCCTGAATTGCCGATGCCGTCCGCAGCGGTAGTCAAAGGCGACAGCCTGGTAGCGGAAATCAGCGCCGCGTCGATTATCGCCAAAGTGACGCGCGATCGTGAAATGGCCGAGCTGGATGTGGTGTTTCCGCAGTACGGCTTTGCCCGGCATAAAGGTTATCCCACCGCACAACATCTGGCGATGTTGACAGAGCATGGTGCTACGCCGCACCATCGTCGTAGTTTTGCTCCAGTGCGTAATGCGCTGCTGGACATCGAAGTGACTAATCTCACCGCCAATCGCGCGCGTTAA
- the accA gene encoding acetyl-CoA carboxylase carboxyl transferase subunit alpha, giving the protein MSLNYLDFEQPIAELEAKIDSLKSVGRQDEKHDINLDEEIQRLREKSVELTRKIFSDLGAWQIAQLARHPLRPYTLDYVRNVFTDFDELAGDRAYADDKAIVGGIARLDGRPVMIIGHQKGRETKEKIRRNFGMPAPEGYRKALRLMEMAERFKMPIITFIDTPGAYPGVGAEERGQSEAIARNLREMSGLKVPVICTVIGEGGSGGALAIGVGDKVNMLQYSTYSVISPEGCASILWKSADKAPLAAEAMGIIAPRLKELDLIDSIVPEPLGGAHRDPLAIAASLKAQLLADLADLDGLNTEELLNRRYHRLMNYGYA; this is encoded by the coding sequence ATGAGTCTTAATTACCTGGATTTTGAACAGCCAATTGCAGAACTGGAGGCGAAAATCGACTCCCTCAAGTCGGTTGGCCGTCAGGATGAAAAACACGATATTAATCTGGATGAAGAGATCCAGCGTCTGCGCGAGAAAAGCGTTGAGCTGACCCGTAAAATCTTCTCCGATTTGGGCGCATGGCAGATCGCGCAACTGGCGCGTCATCCGTTACGTCCTTACACGCTGGACTATGTCCGTAACGTGTTTACTGACTTTGATGAACTGGCAGGCGATCGCGCCTATGCGGATGACAAAGCGATTGTCGGCGGCATAGCGCGTCTGGACGGACGCCCGGTTATGATCATTGGCCATCAGAAAGGCCGTGAAACCAAAGAGAAGATTCGTCGTAACTTCGGCATGCCGGCACCGGAAGGCTATCGCAAAGCGCTGCGCCTGATGGAAATGGCCGAGCGCTTTAAGATGCCGATCATTACCTTTATCGATACGCCGGGTGCTTATCCGGGCGTTGGCGCGGAAGAGCGCGGTCAGTCTGAGGCTATTGCACGCAACCTGCGTGAAATGTCCGGCCTGAAAGTGCCGGTTATCTGTACCGTTATCGGTGAAGGCGGTTCCGGCGGCGCGCTGGCAATTGGCGTTGGCGATAAGGTCAATATGCTGCAGTACAGCACCTATTCAGTTATTTCACCGGAAGGCTGTGCCTCAATCCTGTGGAAGAGCGCCGATAAAGCGCCGCTGGCCGCTGAAGCGATGGGCATTATCGCGCCGCGTCTGAAAGAGCTGGATCTGATCGACTCTATCGTTCCTGAACCGTTGGGCGGTGCACATCGCGATCCGCTGGCGATTGCGGCTTCGCTGAAAGCGCAGTTGCTGGCTGACCTGGCCGATCTGGACGGGCTGAATACCGAAGAGCTGTTGAACCGTCGTTATCATCGCTTGATGAACTACGGTTACGCGTAA
- a CDS encoding lysine decarboxylase LdcC, with protein sequence MNIIAIMGPHNAFYKDEPIRQLHQALIGKGFDLIYPKDANDLVKLIEHNPRVCGIIFDWDEYSLDLCSEINQLNEYLPLYAFINTHSTMDISIHEMRMALWFFEYALGVEEDIAQRIRQYTDEYIDNITPPLTRALFNYVKEGKYTFCTPGHMAGTAFQKSPVGTLFYDFYGPNTLKADTSISVTELGSLLDHTGPHLEAEEYIARTFGAEQSYMVTNGTSTSNKIVGMYAAPAGSTVLIDRNCHKSLTHLLMMSDIVPIWLKPTRNALGILGGIPKREFMRDSIALKVAQTEHASWPVHAVITNSTYDGLLYNTRYIKETLDVPSIHFDSAWVPYTNFHPIYTGKSGMSGERTPGKVIYETQSTHKLLAAYSQASLIHIKGDYDEQTFNEAYMMHTTTSPNYSIVASIETAAAMLRGNPGRRLINRSVERALHFRREIQRLREESDSWFYDIWQPDGIEEAECWPIQPGEEEWHGFIDADRDHMYLDPIKVTILTPGMSEQGEMAEEGIPAALVAKFLDERGIVVEKTGPYNLLFLFSIGIDKTRAMGLLRALLDFKRAYDLNLRVKNILPDLYAEDPDFYRNMRIQTLAQGIHQLIHQHDLPRLMLKAFDVLPEMKMTPHRAFQLQVKGEVETVEIDQMIGRVSANMILPYPPGVPLVMPGEMITESSRAVHDFLLMLCAIGRHYPGFETDIHGAKLTEDGRYLVRVLKQDEPDTVR encoded by the coding sequence TTGAATATCATTGCGATAATGGGACCGCATAACGCTTTTTATAAAGATGAACCGATTCGCCAGCTGCATCAGGCGCTGATTGGCAAGGGGTTCGATCTTATCTATCCCAAAGACGCCAACGATTTGGTTAAGCTAATTGAGCATAATCCACGGGTTTGCGGGATTATTTTTGACTGGGATGAATATAGTCTGGATCTGTGCAGCGAGATTAATCAGCTTAACGAATACCTGCCGCTCTACGCCTTTATTAATACTCACTCCACCATGGATATCAGTATTCACGAAATGCGCATGGCGCTGTGGTTCTTTGAATATGCGCTTGGTGTCGAAGAGGATATCGCCCAGCGTATCCGCCAGTATACCGATGAGTATATCGACAATATTACGCCGCCGTTGACGCGCGCACTGTTTAACTATGTGAAGGAAGGGAAATACACTTTTTGCACGCCTGGCCATATGGCCGGCACCGCTTTTCAAAAAAGCCCGGTCGGCACGCTGTTTTATGACTTTTACGGACCGAATACCTTAAAAGCGGATACCTCTATTTCCGTTACCGAGCTGGGATCGCTGCTTGATCACACTGGCCCGCATCTGGAAGCAGAGGAGTATATCGCCCGCACTTTCGGTGCCGAGCAAAGTTATATGGTGACTAACGGCACTTCAACCTCAAACAAAATTGTCGGTATGTATGCTGCGCCTGCAGGCAGCACGGTGCTTATCGACCGCAACTGCCATAAATCGCTGACGCATCTGCTGATGATGAGTGATATCGTGCCGATTTGGCTGAAGCCGACACGTAATGCGCTGGGCATTCTCGGCGGTATCCCTAAGCGGGAGTTCATGCGTGACAGCATTGCATTGAAGGTAGCGCAAACCGAACATGCCAGCTGGCCGGTACATGCGGTGATCACCAACTCTACCTACGATGGTCTGCTGTATAACACCCGCTATATCAAAGAAACGCTGGATGTGCCTTCGATTCATTTTGATTCCGCCTGGGTGCCTTATACCAATTTTCATCCCATCTATACGGGCAAGAGCGGGATGAGCGGTGAGCGCACGCCAGGCAAGGTGATTTATGAAACTCAGTCTACACATAAGCTGCTGGCGGCATACTCACAGGCTTCGCTGATTCATATTAAAGGCGACTACGATGAACAGACCTTTAACGAAGCCTATATGATGCATACCACCACCTCGCCTAACTATTCGATTGTCGCCTCTATCGAAACGGCGGCCGCCATGCTGCGCGGTAATCCGGGACGTCGGCTGATTAACCGTTCCGTTGAGCGTGCGCTGCATTTCCGCCGCGAGATCCAGCGGCTGCGCGAAGAGTCCGATAGCTGGTTTTACGATATCTGGCAACCAGACGGCATAGAAGAAGCCGAGTGCTGGCCGATCCAGCCGGGTGAAGAAGAGTGGCATGGTTTTATTGATGCCGATCGCGATCATATGTATCTCGATCCGATCAAGGTAACCATTTTGACGCCCGGCATGAGTGAACAGGGTGAAATGGCGGAAGAAGGGATCCCGGCGGCGCTGGTGGCCAAGTTTCTTGATGAACGCGGTATCGTGGTGGAGAAAACCGGCCCTTATAATTTGCTGTTTCTGTTCAGTATCGGCATTGATAAAACCCGGGCGATGGGGCTGCTGCGTGCACTGCTGGACTTCAAGCGTGCCTACGATCTTAATCTACGGGTGAAAAATATCCTGCCGGATCTCTATGCCGAAGATCCCGATTTCTATCGCAATATGCGTATCCAGACGCTGGCGCAGGGTATTCATCAACTGATCCACCAACACGATCTGCCGCGCCTGATGCTGAAAGCGTTTGATGTGCTGCCGGAAATGAAAATGACACCGCATCGGGCGTTTCAGCTACAGGTAAAAGGAGAGGTAGAAACCGTGGAGATTGACCAGATGATCGGGCGCGTTTCGGCCAACATGATTCTGCCTTATCCACCGGGTGTGCCGCTGGTGATGCCGGGAGAGATGATTACTGAATCCAGCCGTGCGGTGCACGACTTTCTGCTGATGCTGTGTGCCATTGGCCGTCACTATCCTGGTTTTGAAACCGATATCCACGGCGCCAAACTCACCGAGGATGGGCGCTATCTGGTACGCGTCCTTAAACAGGATGAGCCGGATACCGTGCGCTAA